A single genomic interval of Bradyrhizobium sp. AZCC 1693 harbors:
- a CDS encoding NAD(P)H-dependent flavin oxidoreductase — protein MAGQFGDPLLASRIRANLALPVIAAPMFLVSGPDLVIAAARAGIIGGIPALNQRTTEGFESWLEQIEQATAGAAYAVNLIVHDSNSRLEADLNVTVRHRAPLIIASIGSPAPVVERVRAYGGLVFSDVASVRHARRAAEAGVDGLILLCAGAGGNTGWLNPFAFVAEVRRFWNGPIALAGAISRGSYVHLAEEMGGDFAFVGTPFIAARESLAPEAYRSMLVESGADDIVLTAEVTGIPANMLRQSLQKSGYIAKKGASARFDLNAELETLRAWRDIWSAGHGVGDVNAVENLADIVSRFSTDYHQARRR, from the coding sequence ATGGCCGGTCAATTTGGTGATCCGTTGTTGGCGAGTCGGATCCGGGCGAATCTTGCGCTGCCTGTTATCGCCGCCCCGATGTTCCTGGTGTCGGGTCCAGATCTCGTCATTGCCGCAGCACGTGCCGGCATCATCGGGGGCATCCCGGCGCTCAACCAGCGCACGACGGAAGGCTTCGAGAGCTGGCTCGAGCAAATCGAGCAGGCGACGGCAGGCGCCGCTTATGCCGTCAATCTGATCGTTCATGACAGCAACAGCCGTCTCGAAGCGGACCTGAACGTGACTGTCCGCCATCGGGCACCCTTGATCATTGCGAGCATCGGAAGTCCCGCACCAGTGGTGGAAAGGGTGAGAGCCTATGGCGGGCTGGTGTTTTCGGACGTCGCCTCCGTCCGGCATGCTCGCCGGGCGGCCGAAGCGGGCGTCGACGGTCTGATATTGCTATGCGCGGGCGCGGGCGGGAATACGGGCTGGCTCAATCCATTCGCATTCGTCGCAGAAGTGCGAAGATTTTGGAACGGCCCGATCGCGCTGGCCGGGGCAATTTCCCGCGGCAGCTACGTGCACCTTGCGGAGGAAATGGGGGGCGACTTCGCCTTTGTCGGTACGCCGTTCATAGCTGCGCGGGAGAGCCTTGCCCCGGAGGCCTATCGTTCCATGCTTGTCGAGAGCGGAGCGGACGATATCGTTCTGACGGCGGAAGTGACCGGCATTCCCGCAAACATGCTGCGGCAGAGCCTGCAAAAATCGGGCTACATAGCCAAGAAAGGAGCGTCTGCTCGCTTCGACCTGAACGCCGAATTGGAGACACTGCGTGCGTGGCGCGATATCTGGAGCGCAGGTCACGGCGTGGGTGATGTCAATGCCGTTGAAAACCTTGCTGATATCGTTAGTCGTTTCTCCACCGACTACCATCAGGCGCGCCGGAGATGA
- a CDS encoding TetR/AcrR family transcriptional regulator, whose protein sequence is MPTKPRQVSAWKNAVLNRDEQSARKRGALVREAARAFSARGYYNTSLDDVAKQLGVTKAALYYYVKGKEEILFECHLISSDLADQAIAFAESIEGTGFERVIALARRYLELLTSEFGAFAVLTEIDALTPANRKIITARRDRFDHQFRTYVAAGIADGSIRSVDPKLTVFYFMGAVNWMTRWFNPQGTFNSQQIAEQFTDFLAEAIRAR, encoded by the coding sequence TTGCCAACCAAGCCACGTCAAGTTTCCGCCTGGAAAAATGCCGTTCTGAACCGGGATGAGCAATCGGCGCGGAAGCGCGGTGCACTTGTTCGAGAAGCCGCCCGCGCCTTCAGTGCCCGTGGATATTACAACACGTCGCTGGATGACGTTGCGAAGCAGCTCGGCGTGACCAAAGCAGCGCTGTACTACTATGTTAAGGGCAAGGAAGAGATCCTTTTTGAATGTCACCTGATCTCGAGCGACCTTGCAGACCAGGCGATCGCCTTCGCGGAAAGCATCGAAGGCACCGGCTTCGAGAGGGTCATTGCCCTCGCGCGACGTTATCTCGAATTGCTCACCAGCGAATTCGGCGCTTTTGCGGTACTGACCGAGATCGATGCGCTTACGCCAGCCAACCGAAAGATCATCACGGCCCGGCGCGACAGGTTCGACCATCAATTCAGGACTTACGTTGCGGCCGGCATCGCGGACGGTTCGATACGTTCGGTCGACCCCAAGCTCACGGTCTTCTACTTCATGGGTGCGGTGAACTGGATGACGAGGTGGTTCAATCCGCAGGGCACCTTCAACAGCCAGCAGATCGCCGAACAGTTCACGGATTTCCTCGCCGAGGCGATCCGCGCGCGGTGA
- a CDS encoding enoyl-CoA hydratase/isomerase family protein, whose amino-acid sequence MAVRTEDLDFGVRRIVIARPQARNAIDDEVRRRLENELDCAVADSGVRAVVLAGEGAHFSVGGDITFLQTLDRAGFMAFHRDALALVRKLASFPKPMIASVRGACAGGSVGFALCADYLVASRTAYFGVQFMRIGLTPDMGVLYLLHQRLGKAARRLILDDRLVRAEEAASLGLCDKLVEDDALESECVELASRLGALAPKAFRQTKWLFRRTEGEFERFLNDEMTAAADCLGSSEFIEGTRAFFDKRAPRFPAL is encoded by the coding sequence ATGGCGGTCAGAACGGAAGATCTGGACTTTGGCGTCCGGCGCATCGTGATTGCAAGACCGCAAGCCCGCAACGCGATCGATGATGAAGTGCGCCGGCGCCTTGAAAACGAGCTCGATTGCGCGGTTGCGGATAGCGGTGTTCGGGCGGTGGTTCTCGCGGGCGAGGGAGCGCATTTCTCGGTCGGTGGCGACATCACATTTCTACAGACCTTGGATCGCGCTGGTTTCATGGCCTTTCACCGGGATGCGCTCGCATTGGTAAGAAAACTTGCCAGCTTTCCTAAGCCCATGATCGCGTCGGTCAGGGGAGCCTGTGCGGGCGGAAGCGTCGGATTCGCTCTCTGCGCCGATTATCTGGTTGCCTCGCGAACCGCCTATTTCGGCGTCCAGTTCATGCGAATCGGGCTCACGCCGGACATGGGGGTCCTGTATCTCCTGCATCAGCGCCTCGGGAAAGCGGCGCGCCGGTTGATTCTCGATGATCGCTTGGTCCGCGCAGAAGAAGCCGCTTCGCTCGGGCTATGCGACAAGCTGGTCGAGGATGATGCTCTCGAGAGCGAGTGCGTGGAACTCGCATCGCGCCTTGGGGCGTTGGCACCGAAAGCGTTTCGGCAGACAAAATGGCTCTTCCGCAGAACGGAGGGGGAATTTGAGCGCTTCCTGAACGACGAGATGACGGCAGCCGCGGATTGCCTCGGAAGCTCCGAGTTCATCGAGGGCACCCGGGCGTTCTTCGACAAGCGAGCGCCCCGTTTCCCTGCGCTTTGA
- a CDS encoding SDR family NAD(P)-dependent oxidoreductase translates to MTGAGQGVGRQVALHLAASNAGGVVVNDYFLERANSVVSQIEGTGGKAIALRADVTRLEDVADLVERAGLRDIGLSRYLRPGAAIR, encoded by the coding sequence GTGACGGGGGCAGGCCAAGGCGTAGGCCGACAGGTTGCGCTGCATCTTGCCGCCAGCAACGCGGGTGGCGTAGTCGTCAATGATTACTTTCTTGAGCGGGCAAACTCCGTCGTCAGCCAAATCGAGGGCACCGGCGGAAAGGCGATCGCCCTTCGGGCGGACGTCACCCGGCTGGAGGATGTAGCGGATCTCGTTGAACGGGCCGGGCTACGCGACATCGGCCTGAGCCGATATCTTCGACCCGGTGCAGCAATTAGGTGA
- a CDS encoding enoyl-CoA hydratase/isomerase family protein translates to MSEPLSYRKHLGAGWLTLNRPDELNSLTADLLRAISDRLEEAASDSTLKALVFTGAGRAFCAGADLKVIDALPQAERDQRTAAFLAQASTTFTAVANFPKPVIAAVNGIATAGGLELILACDIVVAAKGARIGDGHANYGLLPGAGASVRLPRRVGAARAKYLFFTGELVPAETLVAAGLVNEVVEDDKLIARAEEIVSTLATKSPLGLSRMKQLANFGLDNASEAQGLAFEHALAVLHTCSYDRNEGIAAFKGRRTPDFKGR, encoded by the coding sequence ATGAGTGAGCCTCTTTCCTATCGCAAGCATCTCGGCGCGGGCTGGTTGACTTTGAATAGGCCCGACGAATTGAACAGTCTCACGGCTGATTTGCTGCGGGCGATCTCCGACCGCCTGGAGGAAGCCGCCTCGGACTCCACGCTGAAGGCATTGGTTTTCACGGGCGCCGGCCGCGCGTTTTGCGCAGGAGCCGACCTCAAGGTTATCGATGCGCTGCCGCAAGCGGAGCGTGACCAGCGAACCGCGGCCTTCCTGGCACAGGCTTCGACCACGTTTACCGCCGTCGCGAATTTCCCGAAACCGGTGATCGCGGCTGTGAACGGGATTGCGACGGCGGGCGGGCTGGAACTCATCCTCGCGTGCGACATCGTAGTTGCCGCAAAGGGTGCGAGGATTGGTGACGGCCATGCCAATTATGGTCTGCTTCCCGGTGCCGGCGCGTCGGTACGATTGCCGCGACGGGTCGGCGCCGCCCGAGCGAAATATCTCTTCTTTACCGGCGAGCTCGTTCCCGCGGAAACACTCGTTGCTGCAGGGCTCGTCAACGAGGTTGTGGAAGACGACAAACTGATTGCGCGAGCGGAAGAGATTGTTTCGACTCTGGCGACGAAGAGCCCGCTTGGGCTTTCGCGCATGAAGCAATTGGCGAACTTCGGCCTCGATAACGCGTCGGAAGCGCAAGGTTTGGCGTTCGAGCACGCGCTGGCCGTGCTCCACACCTGCAGCTACGACAGGAACGAGGGGATAGCCGCTTTCAAAGGCCGCAGAACGCCGGACTTCAAGGGGCGCTGA
- a CDS encoding thiolase family protein: MDDIFILGVGMTELGKLPDRSVKSLTAEAVSGALDDAGCSQAKIDAAYFSNTTQSIIEGQHLIRGQIALRAMGFSGIPIVNVENACASGSTALYQAVNHLRAGAGEVVLAVGVEKMYSADRKKSAAIFDGGWDVHQSAVISERLSAIGDGVTVPPGSGPGVPGPFMELYASLARGHMKRFGTTERQLAAVAAKNHRHSTMNPLSQYQHDMSIDEVLAGKLICWPLTLPMCSPISDGAAAVILCTRGALKRFEASRAIPVLACVLASGTERDWQAAERHLCRTAALKAYDQAGVDLSDISVAEVHDASAFAEIVQTENLGFCELGQGGWLAERGETSIGGRIPVNPSGGLESKGHPLGVTGLAQIFELVQQLRGTAGARQVDGARLAVAENGGGFIGVEEAAAVVTVLAQANTRMREGRAS; this comes from the coding sequence ATGGACGACATATTCATTCTGGGCGTCGGCATGACGGAGCTCGGCAAATTGCCTGATCGCAGCGTCAAATCGCTCACGGCCGAAGCCGTCAGCGGGGCGCTGGACGACGCGGGGTGCAGTCAAGCTAAAATAGACGCCGCGTACTTCTCGAACACCACGCAGTCGATCATTGAGGGACAGCATCTCATCCGCGGGCAAATTGCCCTGCGGGCGATGGGATTTTCGGGAATTCCGATCGTCAACGTGGAGAATGCTTGCGCCAGCGGCAGCACGGCCCTGTACCAGGCCGTCAATCATCTTCGCGCTGGCGCTGGCGAAGTGGTGCTCGCCGTCGGCGTGGAAAAGATGTACAGCGCCGACCGCAAAAAATCCGCGGCCATTTTCGACGGCGGTTGGGATGTCCATCAGTCTGCCGTCATTTCCGAGCGGCTATCCGCAATCGGCGACGGCGTGACCGTGCCGCCTGGTAGTGGACCCGGGGTGCCCGGTCCGTTCATGGAACTCTACGCTTCGCTCGCCAGGGGGCACATGAAGCGCTTCGGAACGACCGAACGGCAGCTCGCGGCCGTGGCGGCGAAGAACCATCGCCATTCCACCATGAATCCGCTTTCACAGTATCAGCACGACATGAGCATCGATGAGGTGCTCGCGGGAAAGCTGATCTGCTGGCCTCTCACCCTGCCGATGTGTTCGCCGATTAGTGACGGTGCGGCGGCCGTTATCCTATGTACCCGCGGTGCGCTGAAGCGCTTCGAGGCGTCCCGCGCGATTCCAGTCCTCGCTTGCGTATTGGCGAGCGGGACCGAGCGTGACTGGCAGGCCGCGGAACGTCACCTTTGCCGGACCGCCGCGCTCAAAGCCTATGACCAGGCCGGCGTCGATCTGTCCGACATATCAGTCGCCGAGGTCCACGATGCTTCCGCCTTTGCCGAAATCGTGCAGACCGAAAATCTCGGGTTCTGCGAGTTGGGGCAGGGCGGATGGCTGGCTGAGCGCGGCGAGACGTCGATCGGCGGGCGTATTCCAGTCAATCCGTCCGGGGGTCTGGAGTCCAAGGGGCATCCGCTCGGAGTGACGGGCTTGGCGCAGATCTTCGAACTCGTACAGCAATTGCGAGGGACGGCGGGAGCGCGGCAGGTCGATGGCGCCCGTCTTGCGGTGGCTGAAAATGGCGGCGGATTCATCGGGGTAGAGGAGGCGGCGGCGGTCGTGACGGTCCTGGCACAAGCAAACACTCGCATGCGGGAGGGCCGCGCGTCATGA
- a CDS encoding NAD(P)H-dependent flavin oxidoreductase — protein MIPEKLRNRLSMPAMVAPLFLVSGPDLVVESCKAGFVGSFPTLNQRTPEGLEQWLVEIRNRLSNAHAPFGAQFGIHRTNPRQAPDLALAIKYEVPIVITTLGITREITDAIHAYGGLVFHDATTVKHAVKAIDANVDGVIAVSQGAGGHAGTINPFAFLTELRPVVGDRILILAGAISNGRSAAGAIAAGADMVSLGTCFVPTIESMAPVEQKQMVVDSTADDIIYTDEISGIGASFLAQTLKKFRKTNEPKKGFDVAEEINPKLWRDYWSAGQGVGGSSEIIPARALCERIIEDYAVGLTRAEFGAGWRASAPNDRS, from the coding sequence ATGATTCCTGAAAAGCTCCGAAATCGTCTCAGCATGCCGGCGATGGTAGCGCCGCTGTTCCTGGTGTCCGGCCCGGACCTTGTCGTGGAATCATGCAAGGCTGGCTTCGTTGGCAGCTTTCCCACATTGAACCAACGTACGCCCGAGGGACTGGAGCAATGGCTCGTCGAAATCCGCAACAGGCTTAGCAATGCGCATGCACCCTTTGGAGCGCAGTTCGGCATTCATCGGACGAATCCACGCCAAGCTCCCGACCTCGCTCTCGCCATCAAATACGAAGTGCCGATCGTCATCACGACATTGGGGATCACCCGTGAAATCACCGACGCGATCCACGCCTATGGCGGGCTGGTATTTCACGACGCCACGACCGTGAAACATGCGGTGAAGGCGATTGACGCGAATGTGGATGGCGTCATCGCGGTGTCGCAAGGGGCGGGCGGTCACGCGGGCACCATCAATCCGTTCGCGTTCCTGACCGAATTGCGGCCCGTCGTGGGCGATCGAATTCTCATCTTGGCGGGCGCCATCAGCAACGGACGATCCGCCGCGGGCGCGATCGCGGCCGGTGCCGACATGGTTTCGCTCGGCACCTGCTTTGTCCCCACGATCGAGAGCATGGCGCCCGTCGAACAGAAGCAGATGGTTGTCGATTCCACCGCGGACGACATCATTTACACCGATGAGATATCGGGGATCGGAGCCAGCTTCCTTGCCCAGACCTTGAAGAAGTTCAGAAAGACGAATGAGCCGAAGAAGGGCTTCGACGTCGCCGAGGAAATCAACCCCAAACTGTGGCGTGACTACTGGTCTGCTGGGCAGGGGGTCGGCGGGAGTAGCGAAATCATTCCGGCGCGCGCGCTCTGCGAACGAATTATCGAGGACTACGCCGTTGGCTTGACGCGTGCGGAATTCGGCGCAGGCTGGCGAGCAAGCGCCCCAAACGATCGGTCCTGA
- a CDS encoding ABC transporter substrate-binding protein, with amino-acid sequence MIKSRTFAWIGAAALALAGNCSASAADDRFKIGVLTDLTGPYSAITGKGSVAAARLAVEDFGGSLLGKPIELVVADHTSKPDIGANLARQWYDVDGVDAIFDGAGSSVALAILEIARSRSKIVAFGGVISPDVTGKLCGETISSWAWDTHAMVATSLETLMKLGGKRVFFVSLDSAAGRALENDATEIIKAAGGTILGSVKHPLNTVDFSSFLLQAQAAKPDIVVFANAGSDTVTSIKQAGEFGLTSGMNAITVAGLLALINDVDALGLKLAQGVVVAESFYWDQNDATRAWNKRFQERVGAPANMLQAAVYSSVLHYLKAVKIAGTQDGPKVAAAMKATPIEDFYSDKVLLRADGRAVRDFYLFKVKSPEQSKQRWDDYLVLNRLPGAQAFPAARSECPLMK; translated from the coding sequence ATGATTAAATCAAGGACGTTTGCTTGGATTGGTGCGGCGGCGCTTGCGCTTGCCGGAAATTGCAGTGCATCTGCGGCCGATGACCGCTTCAAAATTGGCGTGCTCACCGATTTGACAGGACCCTATTCCGCCATTACGGGAAAGGGCTCCGTCGCTGCGGCGCGCCTCGCTGTCGAAGATTTCGGCGGCAGCCTGCTCGGCAAGCCGATCGAGCTGGTCGTGGCCGACCACACCAGCAAACCGGACATCGGCGCTAACTTGGCCCGGCAATGGTACGATGTCGACGGGGTTGACGCCATTTTCGACGGCGCCGGATCGTCCGTTGCCCTGGCCATTCTGGAAATCGCGCGATCGCGCAGCAAGATTGTCGCCTTCGGAGGCGTGATCTCACCGGATGTGACCGGGAAGCTTTGCGGTGAAACCATATCGAGTTGGGCATGGGACACTCATGCGATGGTTGCCACGAGCCTGGAAACCCTGATGAAGCTGGGGGGCAAGCGGGTGTTTTTCGTCAGCCTTGACAGCGCTGCCGGGCGCGCGCTGGAAAATGACGCAACCGAGATCATCAAGGCTGCCGGAGGCACGATCCTGGGCTCGGTCAAGCACCCGCTCAACACTGTGGATTTTTCCTCGTTCCTTCTGCAGGCCCAGGCAGCGAAGCCGGATATTGTCGTCTTCGCCAATGCCGGAAGCGATACCGTCACCTCGATCAAGCAAGCGGGTGAGTTCGGGCTTACGTCGGGTATGAATGCCATCACCGTCGCAGGACTCCTCGCGCTCATCAACGATGTGGATGCGCTGGGACTGAAGCTCGCGCAGGGAGTAGTCGTCGCCGAATCGTTTTACTGGGATCAAAATGATGCCACCCGAGCATGGAACAAGCGATTCCAGGAGCGGGTCGGCGCGCCCGCAAATATGCTGCAGGCGGCGGTCTATAGTTCGGTTCTCCATTATTTGAAAGCCGTCAAGATCGCGGGTACGCAGGATGGACCAAAAGTGGCGGCGGCGATGAAGGCGACGCCGATCGAGGACTTCTATTCGGACAAGGTATTGCTACGGGCAGACGGTCGCGCCGTCCGCGACTTCTACCTGTTCAAAGTCAAGAGCCCGGAACAATCCAAGCAGCGCTGGGACGATTATCTCGTCCTGAACAGATTGCCGGGCGCACAGGCGTTCCCCGCCGCCCGAAGTGAGTGCCCTCTGATGAAGTAG
- a CDS encoding integrase core domain-containing protein, with amino-acid sequence MIGLLCFVLAVLASPFKSKLRLEAENAVLRHQLIVLRRRLHGRVRLTNHDRWFLIQLYRWFPSILQVLTIIRPETLVRWHRAGFRCYWRWKSRPLGGRPQIETELRVLIRRMSVENPLWGAPRIHGELLKLGFEIAQSSVAKYMVKRRGPPSQGWRTFLHNHAPDIAAMDLFVVPTIGFDLLYALVIVRLDRRDLVWINVTANPTAEWVARQITEAFPWDEAPDYIIRDRDRIYGSIVTRRLRAMGIRDKPTAPASPWQNGFAERLIGSIRRECVDHIIVLGEVHLRQILQSYARYYNDIRTHRSLDKDAPVSRQIQRIGSIKSHAILGGLHHHYARA; translated from the coding sequence ATGATCGGGCTGCTCTGTTTCGTTCTGGCCGTCTTGGCCTCGCCATTCAAGTCGAAGTTGCGGCTTGAGGCCGAGAACGCGGTGCTTCGACATCAGTTGATTGTCTTGAGGCGTAGGCTGCATGGTCGCGTCCGGCTCACGAACCATGATCGCTGGTTCCTTATCCAGCTGTATCGCTGGTTTCCATCAATCCTGCAGGTTCTCACGATCATCCGGCCCGAGACGCTCGTGCGTTGGCATCGGGCCGGTTTTCGCTGCTACTGGCGTTGGAAGTCACGCCCACTGGGAGGGCGACCGCAGATCGAGACGGAGCTGCGCGTATTGATCCGGCGGATGAGCGTCGAAAATCCGCTTTGGGGCGCGCCACGCATCCACGGCGAGCTACTCAAGCTCGGGTTCGAGATCGCGCAGTCGAGCGTCGCCAAGTACATGGTCAAACGACGGGGGCCACCCAGCCAGGGATGGCGGACCTTCTTGCATAACCACGCGCCAGACATTGCCGCCATGGACTTGTTCGTTGTTCCAACTATCGGTTTCGACCTGCTCTATGCCTTAGTCATCGTCCGACTCGACCGCAGAGACCTCGTCTGGATCAACGTCACAGCAAATCCGACGGCCGAATGGGTTGCACGTCAAATAACGGAGGCATTTCCTTGGGATGAGGCTCCGGACTACATCATCCGCGATCGCGACCGGATCTATGGCAGCATCGTCACGCGCCGATTGCGCGCCATGGGCATCCGGGACAAGCCTACCGCACCAGCCTCACCTTGGCAGAACGGCTTTGCCGAACGGCTGATCGGATCGATCCGGCGTGAGTGTGTAGACCACATCATTGTCCTGGGTGAGGTGCATCTGCGCCAGATTCTGCAATCGTACGCACGCTATTACAATGACATCAGGACGCACCGGTCATTGGACAAAGATGCACCAGTCTCTCGTCAAATTCAGCGAATCGGTAGCATCAAATCACACGCCATCCTTGGCGGACTTCACCACCACTACGCCCGAGCTTAA
- a CDS encoding adenylate/guanylate cyclase domain-containing protein, which translates to MTELNRASLDKYIRSVGVRQIRLACGLVLFAYLLSHFINHALGNISLDALATGVKYHTAFWKSLPVSTVFYAAATAHAGLGIWALYQRRQFHWKAIEPIQLVLGLSIPALIITHLAGLRFDDVLFQHQKLYPQVFYSYWIIWPYKMWLMFIVLIVSWVHGCIGLYFWLRMKAFFETAAPFLLAAAVLIPTLAMLGLYQGGRRVVHDSGTMQWKADNLSRRQVGTAAEQAIIDSIVDYFLIGYVGLIGFVLIARGVRTLNERRGGMINLSYGNGRTVRVPKGLSVLEASLRNNVPHASVCGGRARCSTCRIRVIGDCSALPEPSKREAFVLNRVGAGADPAIRLACQLRPNTDLSFFQIFMPHVTAASVRKAGSVRIGQERYLVSMFVDMRGSTTLAEQRLPFDTVFIVNRFLSAVSRAVIECGGQPNQFVGDGELALFGLNANPQTACRQALQAAALIATNIDELNQFLSHDLLEPVRFGIGIHGGEVIIGDIGYRDHQVFTALGDAVNVAARLQDMTKGLECEVILSEEVYKTAGLPVNLRPEQELAIRGRTQPMIARVVANARMLSSPRIAIVA; encoded by the coding sequence ATGACTGAGCTCAATCGCGCATCACTAGACAAATATATCCGCAGCGTCGGCGTCCGGCAGATCCGTCTGGCTTGTGGGCTGGTTCTGTTCGCCTACTTGCTAAGCCATTTCATCAACCATGCGCTCGGCAATATTTCGCTGGATGCCCTTGCCACAGGTGTCAAATATCACACCGCTTTCTGGAAAAGTTTACCTGTCTCGACGGTGTTTTATGCCGCGGCAACCGCCCATGCCGGCCTCGGGATCTGGGCGCTTTACCAGCGCCGTCAATTTCACTGGAAAGCGATCGAGCCGATACAACTTGTTTTAGGTTTAAGTATCCCTGCCCTTATCATCACCCATCTTGCCGGTTTGCGGTTTGACGACGTACTATTCCAACATCAAAAACTCTATCCGCAGGTGTTTTACTCGTACTGGATCATATGGCCATACAAGATGTGGCTGATGTTCATTGTTTTGATCGTATCTTGGGTTCACGGCTGCATTGGACTGTATTTCTGGCTCCGCATGAAGGCGTTCTTCGAGACGGCGGCGCCGTTTCTGCTGGCCGCAGCGGTACTCATTCCGACGCTTGCCATGCTCGGCCTCTATCAAGGCGGACGAAGGGTAGTGCATGACAGCGGCACCATGCAATGGAAAGCGGATAATCTCTCCCGACGTCAGGTCGGGACCGCTGCGGAGCAAGCCATCATCGACAGCATCGTCGACTATTTTCTGATTGGATATGTCGGCCTGATCGGATTTGTTTTGATCGCGCGCGGCGTGCGCACGTTGAATGAGCGCCGCGGCGGCATGATCAATCTGTCCTACGGCAACGGCAGGACGGTTCGCGTGCCGAAGGGCCTGAGCGTGCTCGAAGCGAGCCTTCGCAATAACGTGCCGCACGCCAGCGTTTGTGGCGGTCGCGCTCGGTGCTCTACCTGTCGTATTCGTGTGATAGGCGATTGCAGTGCGCTGCCGGAGCCGTCAAAGCGAGAAGCCTTCGTGCTCAACCGTGTGGGCGCCGGTGCCGATCCGGCAATTCGCCTCGCCTGCCAATTGCGGCCGAACACTGATCTGTCCTTCTTCCAGATTTTTATGCCCCATGTCACAGCGGCTTCTGTCCGCAAAGCAGGTTCTGTCCGTATTGGTCAGGAACGTTATCTTGTCAGTATGTTCGTGGACATGCGCGGATCGACCACACTTGCGGAGCAGCGATTGCCGTTCGATACCGTATTCATTGTCAACCGGTTCCTGAGCGCAGTCTCCCGGGCCGTGATCGAATGCGGCGGTCAACCGAACCAATTTGTCGGGGATGGGGAATTGGCCCTATTCGGGCTCAACGCCAACCCGCAAACCGCCTGCCGCCAAGCCCTTCAGGCAGCAGCACTGATTGCTACGAATATCGATGAGTTGAATCAATTTCTAAGCCACGACTTGCTCGAGCCGGTCCGTTTCGGGATCGGCATCCATGGTGGCGAAGTGATCATCGGCGACATCGGTTACCGCGATCACCAGGTGTTCACCGCACTTGGAGATGCCGTCAACGTGGCTGCGCGCCTGCAGGACATGACGAAGGGCCTCGAATGCGAGGTCATTCTGTCAGAGGAGGTTTACAAGACAGCGGGTCTACCGGTTAACTTGCGGCCAGAGCAAGAACTAGCGATCCGCGGACGTACCCAGCCCATGATCGCCCGCGTTGTTGCAAATGCAAGGATGTTGTCCTCACCGAGAATCGCCATCGTCGCCTAG
- a CDS encoding haloacid dehalogenase type II, whose translation MSDTHLARSNSMLINRRKFLEIACSTVTASGILTATAAATDAKPAIKAIAFDGFPIFDPRPIFAMAEELFPGRGAQLSNVWRTRQFEYAWLRTAAQRYRDFLGVIDDALVFAGKSLDLEMTNEKRKALVGGYMHMKAWPDVRPALSKLRESGIRLAFLSNFSPAMMDANINSAGLTEFFEHKLSTDAVGVYKPHPKAYQMGIEAFSLKREEILFAAFAGWDAAGAKLFGYPTFWVNRQKQLLEQLDVIPDGEGSGMDDLLRFLSY comes from the coding sequence ATGTCCGACACCCATCTCGCGCGAAGTAATTCCATGTTGATCAACCGTCGTAAATTCCTGGAAATTGCCTGCAGCACCGTCACGGCTTCCGGAATATTGACCGCGACAGCTGCCGCCACCGATGCGAAGCCGGCCATCAAAGCGATCGCCTTCGATGGCTTTCCGATTTTTGACCCGCGTCCCATCTTTGCAATGGCCGAAGAGCTCTTTCCCGGCCGCGGAGCGCAATTGTCCAACGTTTGGCGAACCCGACAATTCGAATACGCATGGCTGCGCACCGCCGCACAAAGGTACCGCGACTTTCTCGGCGTCATCGACGATGCGCTTGTCTTCGCAGGCAAATCGCTCGATCTTGAGATGACAAATGAGAAGCGAAAGGCTTTGGTCGGTGGCTATATGCATATGAAAGCGTGGCCCGATGTGAGGCCCGCGCTGTCCAAGCTGCGCGAGAGCGGAATCCGCTTGGCGTTCCTAAGCAATTTTTCTCCGGCGATGATGGACGCGAATATCAATAGCGCGGGTCTAACAGAATTCTTCGAGCACAAGCTTAGCACGGACGCTGTCGGCGTCTACAAACCTCACCCGAAAGCCTACCAAATGGGTATCGAAGCTTTCAGTCTAAAGCGCGAGGAAATCCTTTTCGCAGCTTTCGCAGGATGGGACGCGGCCGGCGCCAAGCTCTTTGGCTATCCAACATTTTGGGTCAATCGCCAGAAGCAACTGCTTGAGCAGCTCGATGTGATTCCCGATGGCGAAGGTAGCGGGATGGACGATTTACTTAGATTCCTGTCTTACTAG